A window of Phenylobacterium sp. NIBR 498073 genomic DNA:
CTGCTCGGGCGCCAACCTCTCGGGACGCGGCCCCGCGGCCGAGACGCCCGATCCTGAGGGTCCCGACGCCGGCGCCTCGCTGGAGGCTGTCTACAACCCCTTCGTCACCTCGCTGCGCGAGTATCCGGTTCCCATTGTGACCGCCGTCAACGGCGTGGCCGCCGGCGTCGGCTGTTCGCTGGCGCTGATGGGCGACATCATCGTCGCCGCCGAAAGCGCCTACTTCCTGCAGGCCTTCCGTCGCATCGGCCTGGTGCCGGACGGCGGCTCGACCTACCTGCTGCCGCGGCTGATCGGCAAGGCGCGGGCGATGGAGATGGCTCTGCTCGGCGACAAGGTCCCGGCCAAGACCGCGCTCGATTGGGGCCTGGTCAACCGCTGCGTCGCCGACGACCAGCTGATGGCCACGGCCATGGAGCTCGCCAAGGCGCTGGCCACCGGCCCCAAGGCGCTGGGCGCGATCCGCAAGCTGGTCTGGGAAAGCCTCGACGAGGAATGGGCCGCCCAGCTCCATGCCGAACGCGTGGCCCAAAAGACGGCCGGCCGCACCGAGGACAGCCGCGAGGGCATCCTCGCCTTCCTCCAGAAGCGCCCGGCCGAATTTAAGGGACGCTAGGCCGCAGCCTCACGGCGCCAGAACGTCTCCGCCGCCGCGACCGCGACCAGCACCGAGGACGTCGTAACGCTCAGCAAGGCCGGCGACAGAGCGCCCGCCGCCGGAACCAGGGCCGCCAGCGCCGCCAGGGCGACCACGTGGGCGCGCGGAATGCGCTGCGTGGTCACGCGCCGGAACAGCAGGTCGCCGGCGAGGTAGAGCGCCGGGCCGGCCAGCAGCACCGCGCCCGTCTTCAGGTCGACGTGACCGTTCGGATGCACCAGCGCCAGCTCGTCCCCGACCGCGCTGACGACGATTCCCGCCACCAGCGGCAGGTGAAAATAGGTGTAGGCCAGACGGGCGATCTTCCCCGGATCGTCGGAGCTGGCGAAGGTTCTGCTCGCCCGCTCGGCCGCCGCGTCGAAATAGATCCACCACATCGCCACGCTGGCGGCGAACGCGGCCCCGAACGCGGTCAGCACCCCCGCCTCCCTCGGCAGCTCGGCGACGGTCGCGCCGGTCATCAGCAGGGTCTCGCCCAGGGCGATGATCACGAACAGGGCGCAACGCTCGGCCATATGCCCGCCCTCGACGTCCCAGTCGGCGGTCGTGGAGCGGCCGAGCCCCGGCGTCCAGAAGCCCAGCGAGGGCG
This region includes:
- a CDS encoding enoyl-CoA hydratase/isomerase, with product MAYSKIKTSVADGIGVITLADPSTLNAAGLDLMDELQQAFAAMKADPTVRCVVLTGEGRGFCSGANLSGRGPAAETPDPEGPDAGASLEAVYNPFVTSLREYPVPIVTAVNGVAAGVGCSLALMGDIIVAAESAYFLQAFRRIGLVPDGGSTYLLPRLIGKARAMEMALLGDKVPAKTALDWGLVNRCVADDQLMATAMELAKALATGPKALGAIRKLVWESLDEEWAAQLHAERVAQKTAGRTEDSREGILAFLQKRPAEFKGR
- a CDS encoding low temperature requirement protein A; its protein translation is MGDDRREARLQRVRDGHGHHRVTYIELFFDLVFVFAITQLSHGLLHHLTPLGAFQAALLFLAVWWVWIYTCWITNWLDPERPAVRLLLLALMLAGLVMSMSLPEAFEDKGLTFAIAFVLMQVGRSLFVAWALRRHNARNYRNFLRITAWLAVSGACWIAGGLSEGPQRMALWGLAVAIEFASPSLGFWTPGLGRSTTADWDVEGGHMAERCALFVIIALGETLLMTGATVAELPREAGVLTAFGAAFAASVAMWWIYFDAAAERASRTFASSDDPGKIARLAYTYFHLPLVAGIVVSAVGDELALVHPNGHVDLKTGAVLLAGPALYLAGDLLFRRVTTQRIPRAHVVALAALAALVPAAGALSPALLSVTTSSVLVAVAAAETFWRREAAA